Proteins from a single region of Ziziphus jujuba cultivar Dongzao chromosome 1, ASM3175591v1:
- the LOC125420730 gene encoding beta-D-xylosidase 1-like, with amino-acid sequence MAYKSNSFFILSVVFFLCLSWSTNTGEARQPFACDPQNPLTKSLKFCSASLPIQKRVDDLIGRLTLEEKIKLLVDNATAVPRLGIQSYEWWSEALHGVSNVGPGTNFGGDFPGATSFPQVITTAASFNESLWEQIGQVVSDEARAMYNGGAAGLTYWSPNVNVLRDPRWGRCQETPGEDPFLSAKYATRYVMGLQGNAEGDRLKVAACCKHYTAYDLDNWNGIDRYHFNARVSKQDLEETYNVPFKGCVGEGKVASVMCSYNQVNGKPTCADPDLLKNTIRGEWQLNGYIVSDCDSVDVLYKYQNYTRTPQEAAAVSIKAGLDLDCGVFLSDHTEEAVKAGLVSENDLNNALVNTISVQMRLGMFDGEPSAHPFGNLGPKDVCTKDHQQLALEAARQGIVLLKNRRKTLPLSRRQKTVAVIGPNSNVTDTMIGNYAGVPCGYITPLQGIQKYSQTIHQPGCTNVACNDDQQFELAEAAARQADATVLVMGLDLSIEAESRDRTGLLLPGDQQELVYRVSRASKGPTILVLMSGGPIDVSFAKKDKHIDAILWVGYPGQAGGAAIADVLFGTTNPGGKLPMTWYPESYLAKVPMTNMQMRANPKRGYPGRTYRFYKGPVVFPFGYGLSFTTFDTKLVQAPSQLSLPISATLTDSTTLSTTYALSLTHTNCNSLSLPLHIDVKNNGTVDGTHTLLVFSTPPAGTWSANKHLVGFQKVHVAVGSVQRVTVGVDVCKHLSVVDKSGVRTIPLGEHQIHIGGDGVGDLKHSISLHAGSTNIKS; translated from the exons ATGGCTTATAAGAGCAACTCATTTTTTATTCTCTCTGTTGTCTTCTTCTTATGCCTATCATGGAGTACAAATACGGGAGAAGCTCGACAGCCCTTCGCATGCGACCCGCAAAACCCGCTCACAAAGAGCTTGAAGTTTTGTAGTGCATCGCTTCCCATACAAAAAAGAGTGGATGACTTAATCGGACGATTAACGTTGGAGGAAAAGATCAAGCTGCTGGTGGATAATGCAACAGCTGTGCCACGGCTCGGCATTCAAAGCTATGAGTGGTGGTCTGAGGCTCTCCATGGTGTCTCGAATGTGGGTCCCGGAACTAACTTTGGTGGGGACTTCCCTGGGGCAACTAGCTTCCCTCAAGTCATCACCACCGCTGCTTCATTCAATGAGTCATTGTGGGAGCAAATCGGACAG GTTGTGTCTGATGAAGCAAGAGCAATGTACAATGGAGGAGCGGCTGGTCTAACATACTGGAGCCCAAATGTGAATGTACTTCGTGACCCTCGTTGGGGGAGATGCCAAGAGACTCCCGGTGAAGACCCTTTCTTGTCGGCCAAATATGCTACTAGATATGTCATGGGACTCCAAGGTAATGCAGAGGGAGATCGTCTCAAGGTTGCTGCATGTTGCAAACATTACACTGCATACGATCTTGATAATTGGAATGGCATTGACCGCTACCATTTCAATGCCAGG GTTAGCAAGCAGGATCTAGAGGAAACATATAATGTACCATTCAAAGGTTGTGTGGGGGAAGGGAAAGTTGCGAGTGTAATGTGCTCATATAATCAGGTGAATGGAAAGCCCACCTGTGCTGATCCTGATCTCCTTAAGAACACAATTCGTGGTGAATGGCAGCTCAATGG GTATATTGTCTCGGATTGTGATTCCGTAGATGTCCTATATAAGTATCAAAACTATACTAGAACACCACAAGAAGCAGCTGCAGTATCTATTAAAGCAG GTCTAGATTTGGACTGCGGGGTATTTTTATCAGACCATACAGAAGAGGCTGTAAAAGCAGGACTGGTAAGTGAGAATGACTTGAACAATGCCTTGGTTAACACAATCAGTGTCCAGATGAGACTGGGAATGTTTGATGGTGAACCATCAGCACATCCATTCGGCAATTTAGGTCCTAAAGACGTTTGCACGAAAGACCATCAACAACTAGCTCTTGAGGCAGCCCGTCAAGGAATTGTTCTGCTTAAAAATCGTCGAAAGACCCTTCCACTCTCCAGACGTCAAAAAACTGTAGCTGTCATTGGGCCCAATTCTAATGTCACTGATACCATGATAGGAAACTATGCTG GTGTTCCATGTGGTTACATCACACCTTTACAAGGCATTCAAAAGTACAGTCAGACCATCCACCAACCAGGATGCACCAATGTTGCTTGCAATGATGATCAACAGTTCGAACTAGCAGAGGCTGCAGCTCGACAGGCTGATGCCACAGTACTAGTAATGGGGCTTGACCTGTCCATTGAAGCAGAGTCTAGGGATAGAACAGGTTTGCTTTTACCAGGAGACCAACAAGAGCTTGTATATAGAGTGTCCAGGGCTTCCAAAGGCCCAACCATATTGGTTTTGATGTCTGGTGGTCCAATTGATGTGTCATTTGCCAAGAAAGATAAACATATCGATGCAATTCTTTGGGTTGGATATCCTGGTCAAGCTGGTGGAGCTGCCATTGCTGATGTTCTCTTTGGAACTACCAATccag GAGGAAAGCTTCCAATGACATGGTACCCAGAGAGCTACCTAGCCAAGGTACCAATGACTAATATGCAAATGAGAGCAAACCCAAAAAGAGGCTACCCAGGCAGAACTTACCGATTCTATAAAGGTCCTGTTGTTTTCCCTTTCGGCTATGGGTTGAGTTTTACCACTTTTGACACGAAACTAGTCCAAGCTCCATCTCAGCTTTCCCTGCCCATTTCTGCCACACTAACCGACTCAACCACTTTAAGCACTACCTATGCCCTAAGTCTCACCCACACCAACTGCAATTCACTTTCATTGCCACTCCATATCGATGTCAAGAACAATGGAACCGTAGATGGGACACACACCCTTCTTGTCTTCTCCACCCCACCTGCCGGAACATGGTCGGCCAACAAGCATTTGGTGGGTTTCCAGAAGGTTCATGTTGCTGTTGGGTCTGTGCAAAGGGTTACGGTGGGTGTTGATGTGTGCAAACACCTTAGTGTTGTCGACAAGTCTGGGGTTCGAACAATTCCATTGGGTGAACATCAAATTCATATCGGAGGAGATGGAGTTGGAGATCTCAAGCATTCGATCTCTTTGCATGCGGgttcaacaaatattaagtCTTAG
- the LOC107430853 gene encoding calcium-binding protein KRP1: MASQNPQSNFQDFLPTMADKLGGDGLIGELCNGFNLLMDSDKGVITFESLKKNSATLGLQDLSDEDLRCMLAEGDFDGDGALNQMEFCVLMFRLSPELMEESRYWLEEALQQEFKNCF; this comes from the coding sequence ATGGCTTCACAAAACCCACAATCCAATTTCCAAGATTTCTTGCCTACCATGGCTGATAAGCTTGGTGGGGATGGTCTGATAGGTGAGCTTTGTAATGGGTTCAATTTGTTAATGGACTCTGATAAAGGGGTTATTACCTTTGAGAGCCTCAAGAAGAACTCTGCTACGCTGGGCCTTCAGGACCTGAGTGATGAGGATCTGCGGTGTATGTTAGCTGAAGGTGATTTTGACGGTGATGGAGCACTCAATCAGATGGAGTTCTGTGTTTTGATGTTCAGACTCAGCCCTGAGCTTATGGAGGAATCGCGTTACTGGCTTGAGGAAGCTCTTCAAcaagaatttaaaaattgtttttga